A genomic region of Paroedura picta isolate Pp20150507F chromosome 4, Ppicta_v3.0, whole genome shotgun sequence contains the following coding sequences:
- the CDKN2C gene encoding cyclin-dependent kinase 4 inhibitor C codes for MAGSGANELASAAARGDLVQVTNLLERIVNVNARNGFGRTALQVMKLGNPEIARRLLAKGADPNLKDSAGFAVLHDAARAGFLDTLQTLLDSQADVNVEDQEGNLPLHLAAQEGHLPVVAFLLEHTASKVEHRNKQGATAHDLAKLYERHAVARLLEGHCASSRRRAGATSGD; via the exons ATGGCCGGATCTGGGGCGAATGAGTTGGCGTCTGCGGCTGCCAGAGGGGACCTAGTGCAAGTTACTAATTTGTTGGAAAGGATTGTAAACGTCAATGCGCGAAATGGATTTGGGAGGACTGCGCTGCAG GTAATGAAGCTGGGGAACCCGGAGATCGCCAGGCGGCTGCTCGCGAAAGGCGCCGACCCCAACCTAAAAGACAGCGCCGGCTTTGCCGTCCTGCACGACGCCGCCCGCGCCGGCTTCCTGGACACCCTGCAGACTTTGCTCGACTCCCAGGCGGATGTGAACGTGGAGGATCAGGAGGGCAACCTGCCGCTCCACTTGGCCGCCCAGGAGGGCCACCTGCCCGTCGTGGCCTTCCTGCTGGAGCACACGGCCAGCAAAGTGGAGCACCGCAACAAGCAGGGGGCCACCGCCCACGACTTGGCCAAGCTCTACGAGCGCCACGCCGTGGCTCGGCTGCTTGAGGGCCACTGCGCCAGCAGCAggcggagggcgggagccacCAGCGGGGACTAA